A genomic region of Magnolia sinica isolate HGM2019 unplaced genomic scaffold, MsV1 ctg100, whole genome shotgun sequence contains the following coding sequences:
- the LOC131235980 gene encoding F-box protein At3g07870-like — MAEKASFLSNTNEENGNKKEKLESAPYLCDDVIFNILLRVPPESLPKLRLVCKNWYNVISDPLFIDAHLHRSEPGFIFQKRISRSKYKTHFMEIKEGEIKVHDLDLHCPGRICASCNGLILLESMRSLYVINPISNQRIMLPPSDLSFKYPLSYEIYGFGFNSITKEYKVVHVCEYEKRKTPIPLGCEVTTVGSDSWREIDGPFFGLTELRIPISASGILHWAIGMDYIVSMDVGNEKFHKTPFPNCSRRSYHFLEFGESLSFANRESLAQFDVWILKDLYSGEWIKQLSIGVDCLRWGGSLDRVLLIASFRNGEVIIFERLGMDIGGFYLYDFKLERIIKFDGSCGIQLIEMDTLPALVHVNSLVSCQPRNNHRYFE, encoded by the coding sequence ATGGCAGAGAAAGCCTCTTTCCTCAGCAAtacaaatgaagaaaatggaAATAAGAAGGAGAAGCTGGAGTCGGCCCCATACCTTTGTGATGACGTCATCTTCAACATCCTCCTCAGGGTCCCACCTGAATCACTACCCAAACTAAGGTTAGTATGCAAGAACTGGTACAACGTCATATCTGACCCACTTTTCATCGACGCCCATCTCCATCGATCAGAGCCTGGATTTATCTTCCAAAAACGAATTTCAAGATCAAAATACAAGACCCATTTCATGGAAATCAAAGAAGGTGAGATAAAAGTCCATGATCTAGACTTGCATTGCCCAGGCCGTATATGTGCTAGCTGCAACGGTCTTATTTTGCTTGAAAGCATGCGCAGTCTATATGTTATTAATCCAATTTCAAATCAGAGGATCATGCTCCCTCCTTCCGATTTATCTTTTAAGTATCCGCTCTCATATGAAATCTACGGTTTTGGGTTCAATTCAATTACCAAAGAATACAAAGTAGTCCATGTTTGTGAATACgagaaaagaaaaaccccaatccCTCTTGGATGTGAGGTTACGACCGTTGGTTCGGATTCTTGGAGAGAGATCGACGGTCCATTTTTTGGGCTAACCGAATTACGTATTCCAATCTCAGCAAGTGGGATTTTGCATTGGGCAATTGGGATGGATTACATAGTTTCAATGGATGTGGGCAATGAGAAGTTCCACAAGACTCCATTTCCCAATTGTAGCAGGAGAAGTTACCATTTTCTTGAATTCGGTGAGTCTCTATCTTTCGCGAACCGCGAATCCCTGGCCCAATTCGATGTGTGGATCTTGAAGGATTTATATAGTGGAGAATGGATTAAACAGCTTAGCATTGGTGTGGATTGTTTGCGTTGGGGCGGGTCGCTCGATCGGGTTCTTCTTATTGCTAGTTTTAGGAATGGTGAGGTTATAATCTTTGAGCGCCTTGGTATGGACATTGGTGGATTCTACTTATACGATTTCAAGCTAGAGCGGATAATCAAATTCGATGGGAGCTGCGGCATTCAGCTGATTGAGATGGATACATTGCCGGCTCTGGTTCATGTCAATAGTCTAGTCTCATGCCAACCTCGCAACAATCACAGATACTTTGAGTaa
- the LOC131235985 gene encoding uncharacterized protein LOC131235985 — MIKNRESAAQSGARKQAYRNKLENKVSHLEEENERLKKQKVFAYNEKDVNYRWTSATYILKWATYNQNPSCPQCKHLFQFLSVHRSPDGSIHDCMFEESVCLLIRATWFVPLPLEAQEESSYKQEAIYQYEDEEDDDLDDKVYFGSSSSLRIGNHRCFIPL; from the exons GCATACAGGAACAAGCTGGAGAACAAGGTTTCACATCTGGAAGAAGAGAATGAAAGGCTCAAGAAGCAGAAGGTGTTTGCCTATAATGAGAAGGATGTTAACTACAGATGGACAAG TGCGACTTACATCctaaaatgggccacatataatcagAATCCTTCCTGTCCTCAGTGCAAGCATCTGTTTCAGTTTCTTAGTGTTCATCGATCACCAGATGGAAG TATTCACGATTGCATGTTCGAGGAGAGTGTTTGTCTGCTCATTAGAGCCACTTGGTTTGTGCCTCTACCATTGGAGGCTCAGGAAGAATCCTCCTATAAACAAGAAGCTATCTATCAGtatgaggatgaggaggatgacgATCTGGATGATAAAGTTTACTTTGGCAGCTCCTCAAGCCTTCGTATCGGTAACCATAGGTGTTTTATACCTCTTTAG